The following DNA comes from Candidatus Dojkabacteria bacterium.
TCTATTGTCCTTTGCGGCAATTATGGCAGCTTCGTTTGCAATATTTTCAAGGTCGGCACCGGAAAGTCCGGTTGTTTTTTTTGCAATTGTTTCAAGATCAACCTCTTTTGTAAGTGGTTTGTTTTTCGTATGAACCTTGAGAATGTCAAATCTTCCCTTTGCATCGGGAGTCTCTACAATAACTTTTCGGTCAAAGCGACCTGGTCTCAAAATTGCGGGATCCAAAATATCCGGTCGGTTGGTTGCTGCAAGCACGATTACTGTATCGTATCGGGAAAATCCATCCATCTCAACAAGAATCTGGTTTAACGTCTGCTCCGTATAACTGGATTTTAGGGATACTTCACGTTTTTTAGCAACTGCATCGATTTCGTCGATAAATACAATACATGGTGAGAGACGGCTTGCTTTCTTAAAAAGATCACGAACCCTTGCTGCACCTGCACCTACAAGCATTTCTTCAAACTCGGCACCCGAGGTATGAAAGAACGGTACATTGGCTTCGCCTGCAACCGCTCTTGCCAGAAGGGTTTTCCCTGATCCTGGCGGCCCTATTAATAGTACACCCCTTGGAATTCGTGCTCCCACTTCGAAATATTTCTTTGGATTTTTAAGGAAATCTACAACTTCGGTTAGCTCTTGCTTTGCTTCTGCTATACCTGCAACATCGTCAAAGGTAACATTGGTCTTTTTGCCGACTAAAAGCTTTGCGGTAGACTCACCAAATGAACTCATTTTTGAGCTGGAGGCCTGAATGTTTCGAACTAATATAAACCCTCCGGCCAAGAGTAACCCAAACATCCCTATTGTAATTATTGTGTCAACACCTATTTTGAAATCCTCGGCGTATTCTATTGAAAACGATGATGTATCAACCCCGGAGTCTTTAAGGTAGTCGGTAAACGACTTATCGGATTCCTGATAGATCGCACGTTTAATCTCATTTGAATCTTCAAAGCTTAGTTCAACCAAACCTTGTATAGACTTGATTGTTATTGTGTCCACTGTTTCAGGCTCATCCTTTATTATTTGAATAAGTTCTGATATTTTCAATGTCTCTACATTGAGATTCGAAAGAATTGGCGACAATATTAACCAACCCAAAAGTGCAATAACAACAAATCCTGTTATCCACGATAACGGCGTTGATTTGGCCTTAAATGGTTTGATAATCTTTACCTCTACTCCTTTTTCGTTTTCCATTATTTTTTTATTTATTTAATTTAGGACAGGCTTGAAACCCATCCTTACTAGAAAGGTATTTTATCACACAAATGTACTTGTAGGGGCAGGTTTAAAACCCGCCCCTACACTTATCTTACATTTGTGTGCCAAAATTCCATTGTATACAATCCACCGGACAACCCCGGCATACTGCTTATTGTGGCTTTACCCTGGATTACAATAACTGGCAACAAATAGCCGTTATCCATATCAAGATAATAAACCTGCCCCATTGCAGAAATATTTAAATTTTGAAAATTAATGTCGGAGAAGACGATCCCTGTTGCGTAGTTTGGATCTTCTTCCGTAATTGGGTCATCGTAAACTGAATTATATTCGTCAAAGACAATCTGCGTCTTAACTATTTTCGAACCTGCCGTACCTGACTTAAAACTATCTACGATTCCGTCGGAATTGTATCCGTTATACGTTCCTACTTTGTTAAAATCAGGTAAATATCTAAGCATCGACATATACGTTATTTGACCGTCCGAATCAACCACAAGTTCAATAAGATCCTCCTCAAAATTTGTGTTTAGAACTTTATATTTGTTAACCGACAAGGTTCCTATTATACTTTCATAACCGGCAACATTTTTTACAGAAAAGGTATAATTATCGAAATATTCGGTTTGGAATAAATCATTTAATGCCTTTGCTACAGAGGAATTCACGTCACCACCAGACGAATTTATTACCAACCCGCTGTTAGTCAAAGATATTTTTAATATTTGGGTATATAAAGTTGCGTTTCCCTTGTTTCCCGCCCAGGTTGTAAAATACTCTGATTTGGTTTCCACAAACCCTAACGATTGCATTGCACTTATTAAATCGAGCATTATATTTATATCAACAAGCTCATACACTTTATTTAATTCGGGCCACTGTGTAATCTCGGCATTGGCATCAAGATAAACTGCTGTATTCGAGAGATTAAGTCCACCGTTTGGATCATCTATTGAAAGCTCTCCTAATGATTCATCTCCCTGCTGAGCCGGATTTAGAAGATCCTTAAAGTAAACAAAGTATGTTGCAATCAGTAAGCCAACAAAGGCAAGAACAACAAGAATAACGAGGTAGTTTGCAACGAAAAACTCTTTAATTTTTTGAAAACTAAACTTCTTATTTTCTTTTGGTTCTTGTACTGTTTCCATTTGCATTTAATTAACTTACTCGGGACATACACTATTACTTCCAATTCCAACATACCTTGCAACATCTACCGGAGCCCCCGAAGGAGTACGTGCAAATACATGCACATGCTCACCACTCCAGCGAAGAGTACAGCCATCCGGAATTTGCCCATCTCCCGGCCCGGGAATTGTCTTAAGCTGCGAATATTTGATTCCACACCCAACTACCCAGTCACCCTGCCCGGGAGCAAGAGAAAACAACTCACATAAAGGGTCACCAGCATTTACTGAAGCCCCAGACTTTATCACGCACTTCTTTGCATCAATATGTACAATAACGAATTGAGCTCCCGTACTTTTTCCTGTTTTATGATTCTTTTCCTTAATAATAACATAGTCCTGAGATAAACCAACGCGGTAAATTGATACTGTTCCACTTACCGGAGCTTTCACCATTTTGGTTCCATCGGTTGGGGCAATATCAACTGCATAGGTATTTTTTGTTTGGACAAGAATTCTGTGAGACGTGGCTCCTTTGTATCCTTGAGTACATTTTATTGAATCAAACATTGGGCTAAATGGATAATCTAGCTTTAACTGCGTTAGACTTGCATTGTAGTCAATTGCATATCCTCCACCTGCAGTACCGTCGAGTATGCTTGTATTACCACCAGGCACTGTAGCTCTATCGGGTCCTCCCGACCCAACTTGACCGGGAATAACATCGTTTGGCATAAAGGCCCCGGAACGTGCATACGTGGAATATATACCGGCGATAAGAATGCCCATTATCACGGCTACCAATAATAAACTCTTAACGGATATCTCCAGCACGGCCCATCCTATTTTTTCTACAATTTCAGCGACAACCCATCCGACAACTGCAGCAACCAAATTTCCAATTACGGGAACTGCTGAACCTATCGCTTGCAAAGCTCCGTGAATCAATCCTTTCGTTCCAAACTTCATAGCCAACTTTACAAATGCATCAGACACCGATTGAAACGCTTTTCGAATCGCATATTGCACGACCGACTTGGCCGCATTTTGCCATCCGGCATTTGCAACCTTTTGTAACTCCTTTGCAAGTCCGGCCATGCCCATTTTTTGTGCAATATTTATTGCAAAACTAACCCCTCGTTCGGCAATATGCTTGTTTACAAAATTCTCAAGTCGACCTTTTATACCAAGTTCCGGAAGTATCTTTTTCCCAAAAAGCAGGTTAACCATTTTTGCCCAATCGCCATCCCATGCCGATCTTAAGATAACACCCGGATGGGCAATATATGCCAATGCAAATACTTTGTTAAATCCTTTCCCCAATTTATAGTCTTTCCATTTCTGAGGCGTGGCCGTAAGCAATGCCCTGAATTTATCGGCACCACGACCAGCCGCAAGCATCTTTAAAAGATCTCCGTTTAAGAAGAGATTTGGAAATGTTTCAGCTTTCGACCAGGCCAACCTACCTGCATTAATATCGTTTACTAAATTTATAGCACCTAACCATCCACTCTGACCTTTTTTAATTCTGGTAAGTTGTATCGCAAGTGCCCTTTCGCTTTCAGAACCCTTGCTTAGTTTTCTTATGATGTGGTCAAACGCAAGAGACTGATAATTCTCCCCGCTTTCAGTTTCAATAATTGTTCCAACGATTGATTGAACCGTACTCGAGGTTTCTTTGGAAACATCCAACCCTAATTGAGAAAGATCTGAATCAACAAGCGCTTTTAATCTATCCCCTCTTTTCTTACTGGCTTTACCCTGCTGTGCTATTCCGATTCTTTTTAGATATGCATTCCTTCTACTTGCATCATTAAAACTGCCGAGATACTGCTCAATTGTATTTATTTCGGGGGCCGATACTTTTGCCTTTGTAAGAATTTCTCTGGAGTTTTCGGCAAGTTCTGCAAACGCTAAGGCTCTTGCATCGTTAGAAGTATGCATTATATCGTTGTTATTCCAAAGATCCAGCACTCTTCTTCTGAACGAATCAGAGATATCCCCGTGTCCTGCCTTTGCAAGAGAATACTTTAGCAATCGCTCCTTTTCCCAAGAAGTTAGACTTGATATCATATTTGCCCACTTTTTACCCCCACCAAAAAGCGGCGCACTTGCACCATAGGCAATCTCCTTGGAAAAATTAATCGCACTCTCTACGGCTTTGTTCGGATCATCAAGAGCCTGAACAATAAATTGCGGAGATATCGAGACGTTAAGGTTTTTATAGTCAAGCCCTACGGTAAACCTAGGAGAATATAACGCAATGTTAGCTCTGTTTATAACGTTATCAATGGGACCGGCAACCAACGCATTTATAGGTGCCATTGCACCTTCCATTACATCAGCAACCTGAGCACCCTGCTGACCAATATCAATAAAAGGTCTACCCTGCGCAGGTCTGCTTTGCTTTGGTAACAAACTGTCAAATACCGAGTCTAAAAGTCCCATTAAAATTCAAAGTAAAGTTTAAAAGGTTTAACCATTACTACACTACTCACCCACTGATTTAAGTAAACCACCAATAAGTGGAGTCTTGGACGACATCCCAACAATGCTTTTGGTTGCAAGACCCGCGGCCTGTGAGCCCTGAACCTTTAAGAACTCTTTTGTAAACTTGTCGGCTGATGCAGCGGCAAGCACTATAGCATAGGCAATTAGCCCACCAATGTTACCTGCGCCGGGATCAACAAGTGTTGTATTGATTCCACCAGGGAAGGTAATCGCAGTCTTAATACTACTTATTGCAACAACCGCCCCAATGTTAATCATTGCGAATGTAACCGGAAATACAAGTGCATCTGCAAAAATACCTTTATACGAATCGATTATCATTTTTTCCTGACCAGGTAATGTGCCAATTAACGTAACAATAGGTAGTGCTATTACCTTCATAAAAATCTGGGCGTATGCAAGAAACAGATTGAAAACTATCTTAAATGAGGCATATATTAAGCCCACGGATATAATAATTTTTACCAAAATGTCCTTCCAGGTTATTCCTCCGTTATAAATAAAACCTGTAGCCGCAGTAACTGCAGACATAGATACAGATGCCGTTGAGGCCAGAAGATCCCCCGCAGAGGTTCCCCAACCCTTAAATGTTGTTATTAGTGCATTTCCCCACGACGTTACCGCTCCTTGAAGGGTTTGCTTTATACTGGCAGAATGTGCTGCATTACCAACGCCACCCGTCATATCTACAGCACCCGTTAAAATCCACTGTGTGTTTGTCCAAAAATACCAAGGTCCGCCGAGTCCAATTGGCTGCATTGAGATTCCATTCTTAGTGTAGTAGTCAGCAATGAGATTACTTATTAGCGCCATGACAAATGTACTAACGCTAAGAAGTAGTCCTGCTAAAAAGAAACTCGCGTGCACAAGAATCATTCCAATTATCACACGGGGAATAGAATTTGTTATGGACACTGCAACCTGCCCGTTAATCTTTTGTCTAAACATGATCATAAACCCGATTACAACAACAACTACAACAAATCCTACATATGCAATATTCTTTGTGTAATCCCATAGATCCTTTATTGGTTTTAACATATCTTGACCTGAGGTGGGAGCTGTCGCAGCATTAGCTTGGTTTATTCTCGAAGGACTCCACTCCTGTGCAATGTAAACTCCCGGGTTTACAGAGGTAGGAAAGTTTGAAAAAGCATAAGTAACAAACTCACTTGAGCGATCCAACAGTCCGTATCCCATGGATCGAGCCGCTTCACTTTCCTGTAAAAGCGCCATTTGGTCCTCAACTGGAAAAACACCAAGCCCTATTAACCGTTGTCCAAAAACTAAAATACCGGCCATTGTATTAACGCAATGATAATCGGCTGCGCTAGTCCCCTCTGTCCCATATACCTGATTTGTAACCTCGGAACACTCAGTATATGCAGAAAGGTTAGGATCACCCGCACTGACCTTAAAGCTTCCGCTTATGGTTCCGATAACTACCATAAACAAAAGTGCCATTGTTAAAATCCTCATGCCTTTGGTGAAGAGCTTTTCGATTTTGGACATTTTAAGTTAATATTAAAATTTAAATTTATTCTTCTTTGGGCGGAATACCCTGAGTTGTAAGTCTAACATAAGCTTCACTAATATCCATGTGTCCTGGCATTCCATACATTTGATCGTATGCTTCACCAATAAGACATGAAAACTTTAGTACTCCAGGAAAATACAGCTTAAGATTATCATATTGTTTACCACAAATATATGCAGAGACTTCGACGTAAAGTTCGCCGACGTTATCACATTCGGTACCGCCACCCGGATAGGCCGTCATACCTAGAAGCGCAAGATCATACTGTTGCATTATATCGGTGAAGGTGTCGGTAACATAAAATTGAATATCTTTTATGCTTTGTTTACACGGATTAAAGAAAGAGATCGTTCTATCAATTGTACTTTCTATAACCCATGTTCCCGCCTGACCAATGGTCATTGTAGGTGCTTGAATACTGCAGTACTCTAAAGCTCCGGCAGGTACGGAGTTAACCTGATTTTTACAAACCCCAATCATCTGTTCTTCAGCATATGCTTTTAAATATTTTTCAAGGTCCAAGAGTCCATTAACGCCTTCCCCGGGAATTCCATAAAAATACGCCATATTACTTTTTGCCTTTTCATAGGCTGCCGCCGCATCTTCAACTGTTGCCTCGGCTTTCTGCCCACTTGATCCCGTTGTCTCAATGTATAAAACAGATGGCGTATAAGCCGCCGGAAAGTTGGCCGTACTTGACCAAACCATGTCGTAATTTTTACCTGGAATCTGCATTGAATAAGGATTCCCACCTTGTTGGGCTGTTCGACCTTTGGCTCCGATAATTGGAATTTCGTTATCTTTTGCAACTAGCCCAAATGGTGCCGAAATTCCTGTAGGATACATCATGGTTCCAAGCCGAATATCGCAATTGCAACCAAATTTTCCAACTTCGCCAAGCTCGGAAAACCAGGTGGACAAAGTATTAGAAGTTTCACCCGTTACCGATAATCCTTCGGTACAAACCATTTTGTCAACAACAGGAATATCGCCTGTACATGGACGAATTTCGTCGCCCCATTCAGGCCACAAACATGCATTCATATCGGCTCCCCGAGTTGGAAATCCATTACAACATACGTAATATGCAGAACAATACGAGCCACCACCACACGAAATATATTTATTGGTCGGACAGGCTAAACTACTATTAAGTCTAGAGGCAAAATTAGTAGCACTCGTAGCTCCACTAAAAATACTGTTCCAATCGACGTTACAATTATTATAAACAGATACCGCAACAGTTGATGAATAACCGGTATTGCTGTTTGTCTGACTGCCGGCCGCAGGTAAGTAATAACCTCTACACTGAGCAGTTCCTTCGATATCGGGGTTGTAAATAAAAGGCATTGCAGCTTTTACCTTGCCCTGCAATTGTGGCCATGCATTTGCTAAAAATTGAGCCATATCAGGCTCAACATATCCACCTAAAAACCCAAGTTCTGTAATAAAAATATTGTTTCTGTCAAAGTTAACTCCGGACGTAGTTCCCTTTAATATAGCATCGGTACAGATCCCGGCATCGATACAGTTTACACTGTCCTTGTTGTTGTATATTGTTGCATAACTTCCGCCATATACGTGAAGGGCAACACCATCGAAAGTAAGATCGCCTAAATTCATGTTACTAATAAACTCACTCGGATTAACGGTCTCGGCATTCGGATATGGGTTCATGGAAGGAAATAATACCTTATGCCCCTTTGCCCTAAGTGCAGACACCAGTTTTTTAAGATATTTACCAACACCTTGTGCCATTGCCGTATTACCTCCACTATTAAAAAGCGCAGTGTTTTCCCTGCTCCAGTTAATTTCGTTAAGAGGCTCAACCCATACAGACGTAATTCCGGAAAGACATGAAGCAAAATTATTAACCAGATTAGTTTGGTCGGCATCGCTTACAGGAATTCCGCTACTACCCGGATACAATCTGACAATTAAATTCCCACCTGTGTGCGAGGCAATATAGTCAATTGGAATTCCACTATTCACCTGTTTACAGTCGGTACCCATCATTACCATTACCCAGTTACCGTTATTAACCGCCCAGTTAAGCGTGGCATTCTGATGATCCCAGTCATCGCATCCA
Coding sequences within:
- the ftsH gene encoding ATP-dependent zinc metalloprotease FtsH; translated protein: MENEKGVEVKIIKPFKAKSTPLSWITGFVVIALLGWLILSPILSNLNVETLKISELIQIIKDEPETVDTITIKSIQGLVELSFEDSNEIKRAIYQESDKSFTDYLKDSGVDTSSFSIEYAEDFKIGVDTIITIGMFGLLLAGGFILVRNIQASSSKMSSFGESTAKLLVGKKTNVTFDDVAGIAEAKQELTEVVDFLKNPKKYFEVGARIPRGVLLIGPPGSGKTLLARAVAGEANVPFFHTSGAEFEEMLVGAGAARVRDLFKKASRLSPCIVFIDEIDAVAKKREVSLKSSYTEQTLNQILVEMDGFSRYDTVIVLAATNRPDILDPAILRPGRFDRKVIVETPDAKGRFDILKVHTKNKPLTKEVDLETIAKKTTGLSGADLENIANEAAIIAAKDNRKEVIMADFEEAILKVMYGPERKSLQRTKEELLRTAYHEAGHAIVSYFTKGSDPVYKISIVSRGLSLGMTMQLPEKDRLEISEEELLARVRVYTGGRVAEEIVYGEISAGAKSDIEESTKLVEKMVKEYGMSDKLGFVKYGEAQNEYWLGYSYEKRSDYSEKIAAIIDEEIKAIVDKEYENAREILTKQRKKLEGLAKILMESEVVSKEEFEEFMRE